Proteins from a single region of Actinomycetota bacterium:
- a CDS encoding UDP-glucose/GDP-mannose dehydrogenase family protein yields MKLAVVGTGHIGLVICTTMAAIGHEVVGVDSDPEKIASLEQRRSPFYEPGLQDLLEQELDSGRLSFTSDISRAAPGAEAVFICVGTPPRASGEASLVAVEKAAASAARAATRRMVIIEKSTVPAGTSVRVKRTLARERPDLEGQIEVASNPEFLREGKAVEDSLNPERILVGAETDWAFEVLRRVYEPLTSRGIPLIETDIQTAELAKHACNAFLALKISYANALAVMCEKAGADVVAIAQVMGTDSRISPAFLNAGLGYGGYCFPKDLQAFERLAHKLGYDFALLKEVERINEQAVDAAVHKVTDALWNLEDKKVTLLGLAFKPETDDVRFAPALAVARRLLAEGARVVGWDPEAGGPAKAEVPDLEVASDVFDALEGAHCAVVCTEWNEIRSIDLARVKDAMAYPVIVDGRNVFEPAQMAQLGFTYYPTGRPPVA; encoded by the coding sequence ATGAAGCTGGCGGTTGTCGGGACCGGACATATCGGGCTGGTGATCTGCACGACGATGGCTGCCATCGGCCACGAGGTCGTGGGTGTCGACTCCGATCCCGAGAAGATCGCCTCTCTCGAGCAGCGGCGCTCCCCTTTCTACGAGCCGGGTCTGCAAGACCTCCTCGAGCAGGAGCTGGATTCGGGCCGGCTGTCGTTCACCTCTGACATCTCACGCGCCGCCCCCGGAGCAGAGGCCGTGTTCATCTGCGTCGGAACGCCGCCGCGAGCGAGCGGCGAGGCCAGCCTGGTCGCGGTCGAGAAGGCGGCCGCTTCGGCGGCTCGGGCCGCGACCCGGCGGATGGTGATCATCGAGAAGTCCACGGTTCCCGCGGGTACTTCCGTGCGGGTGAAACGCACGCTGGCGCGCGAGCGCCCGGATCTAGAGGGCCAGATCGAGGTCGCCTCGAACCCGGAGTTCCTGCGGGAGGGCAAGGCGGTGGAGGACTCCCTGAACCCCGAGCGGATCCTGGTCGGTGCCGAAACAGATTGGGCCTTCGAGGTCCTGCGCCGGGTGTACGAGCCCCTGACCTCGCGGGGCATCCCCCTCATCGAGACCGATATCCAGACCGCGGAGCTCGCCAAGCACGCGTGCAACGCGTTCCTGGCCCTCAAGATCTCGTACGCGAACGCGCTCGCGGTGATGTGCGAGAAGGCGGGAGCAGACGTGGTGGCGATCGCGCAGGTGATGGGGACCGACTCGCGCATCAGCCCCGCTTTCCTGAATGCGGGTCTCGGATACGGCGGCTACTGCTTTCCCAAGGACCTACAGGCGTTCGAGCGTCTGGCGCACAAGCTCGGGTACGACTTCGCCCTCCTTAAGGAGGTCGAGCGGATCAACGAGCAAGCCGTCGACGCCGCTGTTCACAAGGTGACCGATGCGCTCTGGAACCTCGAAGACAAGAAGGTGACGCTGCTGGGCCTCGCGTTCAAGCCGGAGACCGACGACGTCCGGTTCGCGCCCGCTCTCGCGGTCGCTCGGCGTCTTCTGGCGGAGGGTGCGCGCGTGGTGGGCTGGGATCCCGAAGCGGGTGGCCCCGCCAAGGCCGAGGTGCCTGACCTCGAGGTCGCCTCAGATGTTTTCGACGCTCTCGAGGGCGCGCATTGCGCGGTTGTGTGCACCGAATGGAACGAGATCAGGTCGATCGACCTGGCCAGGGTGAAAGACGCCATGGCGTATCCGGTGATCGTCGACGGCCGGAACGTGTTCGAGCCGGCGCAGATGGCGCAGTTGGGCTTCACCTACTACCCGACCGGACGCCCCCCCGTTGCCTAG
- a CDS encoding SDR family oxidoreductase: MPRALVTGGAGFLGSHLCDRLIKEGWEVVCFDNLITGAEDNLAHLTDHLSFSFENRNVIEHLDVDGAVDWVMHLASPASPPDYFEHPIHTMKVNSIGTMNALGLAKAKGAKFFLTSTSEAYGDPLVHPQPESYWGNVNPVGPRGVYDEGKRFAEAMTMAYHREHGVDVRIVRIFNTYGSRMRRRDGRAVPNFIDQALKGEQLTVHGDGSQTRSLCYVDDEIEGFWRFINSDHTGPMNIGNPHEVTILKLAETIAKLAGSGADVTYMERPVDDPEVRCPDIGLARRVLGWQPQVSLEDGLQRTIDWARTAWL; this comes from the coding sequence TTGCCTAGAGCGCTCGTCACCGGCGGCGCGGGCTTCCTCGGCTCCCATCTCTGCGACCGCCTCATCAAAGAGGGCTGGGAGGTCGTGTGTTTCGACAACCTCATCACGGGCGCGGAAGACAACCTCGCCCATCTGACCGATCACCTGAGCTTCAGCTTCGAGAACCGGAACGTGATCGAGCACCTCGACGTCGATGGCGCCGTCGACTGGGTCATGCACCTCGCGTCGCCCGCGTCGCCACCGGATTACTTCGAGCACCCGATCCACACGATGAAGGTCAACTCGATCGGCACCATGAACGCGCTGGGCCTCGCGAAGGCCAAGGGTGCGAAGTTCTTCCTCACCTCCACGTCCGAGGCTTACGGAGACCCGCTGGTGCATCCGCAACCCGAGTCCTACTGGGGAAACGTGAACCCGGTCGGTCCGCGCGGCGTGTACGACGAGGGCAAGCGGTTCGCCGAGGCGATGACGATGGCGTACCACCGCGAGCACGGTGTCGACGTGCGCATCGTTCGTATCTTCAACACCTATGGATCACGCATGCGGCGTCGTGACGGCAGGGCGGTGCCGAACTTCATCGACCAGGCCCTCAAGGGCGAGCAGCTAACGGTGCACGGAGATGGCTCGCAGACCCGATCGCTCTGCTACGTGGACGACGAGATCGAGGGCTTCTGGCGCTTCATCAACTCCGATCACACCGGTCCGATGAACATCGGGAACCCGCACGAGGTGACGATCCTGAAGCTCGCCGAGACGATCGCGAAGCTGGCCGGGAGCGGCGCGGACGTGACCTACATGGAACGGCCTGTGGACGATCCCGAGGTGAGGTGTCCCGACATCGGGCTCGCCCGACGGGTGCTGGGGTGGCAACCACAGGTGTCGCTGGAAGACGGGCTCCAGCGGACGATCGACTGGGCCCGGACGGCCTGGCTTTGA
- the larE gene encoding ATP-dependent sacrificial sulfur transferase LarE has translation MDTSLIDKRDRLHRVLETMERVLIGYSGGVDSTFLMASAHEALGDRAWAVTAVSPSLARRELDEARSIARRFGWNHETVRTREVSQEEYARNDSDRCYHCKVELFEVLAPKARTLHAEIAVGTNTDDLGDYRPGLRAARERGVRAPLVEAELSKADVRELSGSLGLPTADKPSSPCLASRFAYGVRVTAEGLRRVERAEEIVRSHGFDVLRVRDHGDLARIEVPVEDVPRAAALQDEIFPALRALGFRYVTLDLAGFRSGSLNAVLQPPHIGSPPE, from the coding sequence GTGGATACCTCCCTCATCGACAAGCGCGACCGTCTCCATCGGGTCCTGGAGACCATGGAGAGGGTGCTGATCGGCTACTCGGGCGGCGTCGACTCCACGTTCCTGATGGCTTCCGCGCACGAGGCGCTGGGCGACCGTGCCTGGGCCGTAACCGCAGTGTCACCGTCTCTTGCCCGCCGCGAGTTGGACGAGGCGCGTTCGATCGCCCGTCGCTTCGGGTGGAACCACGAGACCGTCCGGACCCGCGAGGTGTCGCAGGAGGAGTACGCGCGCAACGACTCGGACCGCTGCTATCACTGCAAAGTCGAGTTGTTCGAGGTCCTCGCACCTAAGGCACGCACGCTGCACGCTGAGATCGCGGTGGGGACCAACACCGACGACCTTGGCGACTACCGGCCGGGGCTGCGAGCTGCCCGCGAACGCGGTGTACGAGCACCGCTGGTCGAGGCGGAGCTGTCCAAAGCGGACGTGCGCGAGTTGTCCGGCTCGCTGGGTCTTCCCACCGCCGACAAGCCTTCCTCCCCCTGTCTCGCTTCCCGTTTCGCCTACGGCGTCCGCGTTACCGCCGAAGGTCTGCGACGCGTCGAGCGAGCCGAGGAGATCGTCCGCTCGCACGGGTTCGACGTCTTGCGCGTGCGCGATCACGGCGACCTTGCTCGGATCGAGGTGCCGGTGGAAGACGTTCCTCGCGCTGCCGCGCTGCAGGACGAGATCTTCCCCGCTCTCCGGGCGCTGGGGTTCCGCTATGTGACCCTTGACCTCGCCGGCTTTCGCTCCGGCTCGCTGAATGCGGTGCTTCAGCCGCCGCACATCGGTTCTCCACCCGAGTAA
- a CDS encoding Uma2 family endonuclease, translating into MAVEPRRLFTYTDLQAFPEDNLRREIIDGELFVTAAPRIRHQRVVATLTYLLGAYSRERGGEVFPAPTDVFFTDTNVVEPDVLFVRGDHLDRLGDRFVRSAPDLVVEISSPSTRKLELVRKRELYERFGVPEYWYVDLDVDLVHIYRLSEGYGLARIVGRGETIEAMSLPGLVVRVDDLLGPPEDDDS; encoded by the coding sequence ATGGCGGTCGAGCCGCGGCGGCTCTTTACCTACACAGACCTGCAGGCCTTCCCGGAGGACAACCTCCGGCGGGAGATCATCGACGGCGAGCTGTTCGTGACGGCCGCGCCCCGGATAAGACACCAGCGGGTGGTCGCAACGTTGACGTATCTGCTGGGCGCTTACAGCCGGGAACGGGGGGGAGAGGTATTCCCGGCTCCCACAGATGTCTTCTTCACGGACACGAACGTCGTCGAGCCCGACGTGCTGTTCGTGCGCGGCGATCACCTCGACCGCCTAGGGGATCGCTTTGTACGTTCCGCCCCCGACCTCGTGGTCGAAATCTCTTCACCATCGACCCGCAAGCTCGAGCTGGTCCGCAAACGCGAGCTCTACGAGCGTTTCGGTGTTCCCGAGTATTGGTACGTGGACCTAGACGTGGACCTGGTCCACATCTACCGCCTTAGTGAGGGCTACGGCCTCGCTCGGATCGTGGGACGGGGCGAAACCATCGAGGCCATGTCCCTGCCCGGCCTCGTGGTCCGAGTCGACGATCTACTCGGCCCCCCGGAGGACGACGATTCATGA
- a CDS encoding CvpA family protein: MQRGLVVDALVATILLFALYRGWRHGSLREMAGLLGLAAGILVAPLLVGPLAALLERVSALQLNVARLIALLATIAVVELVVVVIAIRKTRGIQISGPRWLDGSGGVVIATFRAITIASLFLYGMLAVSAGNRDLPGFTEAVITSASGGVLAEPSSPFTSFYDGLIARSDDLRALTLWVRQQTRFRESVPTDSVRFTAATEGLAVDHAAERRLLELMNDERVAQGLEPLRWCEACADVARGHSRDMYEEGYFSHVDAAGRDPFERMRKANIRYAAAGENLAIAPSVVEAHEGLLASPDHRANILRSEFDEVGIGIYDGPYGLMCTEVFRTSP; this comes from the coding sequence ATGCAACGCGGGCTGGTCGTAGATGCGCTGGTCGCGACCATCCTGTTGTTCGCGCTGTATCGGGGCTGGCGGCACGGCTCGCTGCGCGAGATGGCGGGGCTGCTCGGTCTTGCTGCGGGCATCCTCGTGGCGCCGCTGTTGGTTGGCCCGCTGGCAGCGCTGCTCGAGCGCGTGTCGGCGCTTCAGCTCAACGTCGCGCGGCTGATCGCCCTCCTCGCGACGATCGCGGTGGTCGAACTGGTCGTGGTCGTGATCGCGATCCGCAAGACGAGAGGAATCCAGATCTCCGGCCCGCGCTGGCTCGACGGGAGCGGCGGCGTCGTGATCGCGACCTTCCGGGCAATCACGATCGCGTCGTTGTTCCTCTACGGGATGCTCGCGGTCTCCGCGGGGAACCGCGACCTGCCGGGATTCACCGAGGCCGTCATCACCTCCGCGAGCGGGGGCGTTCTCGCGGAGCCTTCGTCTCCCTTCACCAGCTTCTACGACGGCCTCATCGCGCGCTCCGACGATCTTCGGGCTCTCACGTTGTGGGTTCGGCAGCAGACCAGATTCCGCGAGAGCGTTCCGACGGACAGCGTCCGGTTCACGGCCGCTACGGAAGGATTAGCCGTGGACCATGCCGCAGAACGACGGTTGCTGGAGCTGATGAACGACGAACGCGTTGCTCAGGGCCTCGAGCCGCTTCGGTGGTGTGAAGCGTGCGCCGATGTCGCGCGCGGTCACTCCCGGGATATGTACGAGGAGGGCTATTTCTCACACGTCGACGCTGCCGGCCGCGACCCCTTCGAGCGCATGCGGAAGGCGAACATCCGCTACGCCGCCGCAGGAGAGAACCTCGCGATCGCGCCATCCGTTGTGGAGGCGCACGAAGGTCTGCTCGCGTCGCCGGACCACCGCGCCAACATCTTGCGCTCGGAGTTCGACGAGGTGGGGATCGGGATCTACGACGGCCCGTATGGCCTCATGTGCACGGAGGTGTTCCGCACTTCACCTTGA
- a CDS encoding nucleotide sugar dehydrogenase has translation MPNAQQHLAELLRRIEGKDALIGVVGLGYVGLPVALTFAEAGFRVAGIELREEKVETINSGGSHLREIPNERVQTAVSSGRFSATTSFGPLSDADAVIVCVPTPLAKGAPDLSNVVFAGESLGQVIKPGSLFVLESTTYPGTTEELLQPLLEAGGLKAGEDFFLAFSPERIDPGNPVYDFADIPKVVGGMNEASTRAAAALYEQVVPKVVTVSGTREAEMAKLIENIYRHINIALVNELALYSHEMGIDIWEAIEAASTKPFGFMPFWPSPGWGGHCIPLDPSYLSWKVRQYRDHEIRFVELAQSINSEMPRYVLDRVGQLLNDKDKSIRGANVLCIGVAYKGGSEDVRESAGLRVISLLQKRGARVTYHDPLVPEVEVGGTALQSVPLDAEMLAAQDVVVILIPQTGVDWQLVEEQASTIFDCCRAIRHPSDKVSRL, from the coding sequence ATGCCAAACGCGCAGCAACATCTCGCCGAGCTACTGCGGCGGATCGAGGGGAAGGACGCGCTGATCGGCGTGGTCGGGCTCGGCTACGTCGGCTTGCCCGTCGCGCTCACGTTCGCAGAGGCCGGTTTCCGCGTGGCCGGGATCGAGCTGCGTGAAGAGAAGGTCGAGACGATCAACAGCGGTGGTTCCCACCTCAGGGAGATCCCAAACGAGCGGGTGCAAACCGCCGTCTCGTCCGGTCGCTTCTCCGCGACCACGTCGTTCGGCCCCCTCAGCGACGCCGACGCCGTGATCGTGTGCGTCCCAACGCCTCTCGCGAAGGGGGCGCCGGACCTGTCGAACGTCGTGTTCGCAGGGGAGTCGCTCGGTCAGGTGATCAAGCCCGGGAGCCTCTTCGTGCTGGAGAGCACCACGTATCCCGGGACGACGGAGGAGCTGCTGCAACCGCTGCTCGAGGCCGGAGGTCTGAAGGCCGGCGAGGACTTCTTCCTAGCCTTCTCGCCCGAGAGGATCGATCCCGGTAACCCGGTCTACGACTTCGCCGACATCCCGAAGGTGGTCGGCGGGATGAACGAGGCTTCCACGCGAGCCGCGGCCGCTCTGTACGAGCAGGTCGTTCCGAAGGTCGTGACGGTGTCCGGCACCCGCGAGGCGGAGATGGCGAAGCTGATCGAGAACATCTACCGCCACATAAACATCGCGCTGGTGAACGAGCTCGCGCTGTACTCACACGAGATGGGGATCGACATCTGGGAGGCCATCGAGGCCGCTTCGACGAAGCCGTTCGGGTTCATGCCGTTCTGGCCGAGCCCCGGCTGGGGCGGTCACTGCATCCCGCTCGACCCCTCCTACCTCTCGTGGAAGGTGCGCCAGTACCGCGACCACGAGATCCGATTCGTCGAGTTGGCTCAGTCGATCAACTCCGAGATGCCGCGCTACGTGCTGGATCGCGTGGGGCAGCTCCTGAACGACAAAGACAAGTCGATCAGGGGCGCGAACGTCCTCTGCATCGGGGTCGCGTACAAGGGAGGTTCCGAGGACGTGCGTGAGTCGGCGGGGCTGCGCGTGATCTCGCTGCTGCAGAAACGAGGTGCGAGAGTCACCTACCACGACCCTCTCGTGCCGGAGGTGGAGGTTGGGGGAACCGCGCTCCAGTCCGTTCCGCTCGACGCAGAGATGTTGGCGGCTCAGGACGTCGTCGTGATCCTCATCCCACAGACCGGCGTGGACTGGCAGCTGGTGGAGGAGCAGGCGTCCACCATCTTCGACTGCTGCCGGGCGATCCGGCACCCCTCTGACAAGGTGAGCCGGCTCTAG
- a CDS encoding GDP-mannose 4,6-dehydratase produces the protein MATTGVAGRRAPADDRLGPDGLALNFLLTGAAGFIGSHVADALLAEGHAVVGVDNLDPYYDVARKEANLEEIDAADHAGTFDFHRTDIRDRGEIAALFSDRTFDSVVHLAAMAGVRNSIDHPDVYWSVNLDGTRNLLENLVTSGGPKNFVFASTSSVYGATEQIPFVESDPCDRPMVPYSASKRAAELMGYSYHNLYDVNFTAVRFFTVYGPRGRPDMMAFKVLDSIYNGTTVPLNNGGDMSRDWTFISDIVSGVVAAALRPSGYQVVNLGRGEPVSLSDFVAMIEKAVGKSAHFEDAPIPQGDIKSTHADVSRARRLLDYDPEVSVEEGVQRFVDWYRSAVAQEA, from the coding sequence GTGGCAACCACAGGTGTCGCTGGAAGACGGGCTCCAGCGGACGATCGACTGGGCCCGGACGGCCTGGCTTTGAACTTCCTGCTGACGGGTGCGGCGGGCTTCATCGGCAGTCATGTCGCGGACGCGTTGCTGGCAGAGGGTCACGCGGTGGTCGGGGTAGACAACCTCGACCCTTATTACGACGTCGCGCGCAAGGAGGCGAACCTCGAAGAGATCGACGCCGCGGATCACGCCGGGACCTTCGACTTCCATCGCACAGACATCCGCGACCGAGGAGAGATCGCAGCCCTCTTCTCGGACCGCACGTTCGATTCGGTCGTGCATCTGGCGGCGATGGCCGGGGTGCGCAACTCGATTGACCATCCCGACGTGTACTGGTCGGTGAACCTCGACGGCACCCGGAACCTCTTGGAGAACCTCGTCACGTCGGGGGGACCGAAGAACTTCGTGTTCGCCAGCACCTCGTCCGTATACGGCGCGACGGAACAGATCCCGTTCGTCGAATCGGATCCGTGCGACCGCCCCATGGTTCCGTACTCGGCCTCCAAACGCGCGGCCGAACTGATGGGCTACAGCTACCACAACCTCTACGACGTGAACTTCACGGCCGTGCGCTTCTTCACCGTGTACGGGCCGAGAGGACGGCCCGACATGATGGCGTTCAAGGTCCTCGACAGCATCTACAACGGCACGACGGTGCCGCTCAACAACGGTGGGGACATGTCACGCGACTGGACCTTCATCTCCGACATCGTGTCGGGAGTCGTCGCGGCCGCGCTGCGGCCGTCGGGATACCAGGTGGTGAACCTCGGACGCGGGGAGCCCGTGAGCCTCAGCGACTTCGTGGCGATGATCGAGAAAGCGGTGGGCAAGAGCGCGCATTTCGAGGATGCCCCGATCCCGCAGGGAGACATCAAGTCCACCCATGCGGACGTTTCCCGGGCGCGCCGGTTGCTCGACTACGACCCGGAGGTGTCGGTGGAGGAAGGCGTGCAGCGCTTCGTGGACTGGTACCGCAGCGCGGTCGCGCAGGAAGCCTAG
- a CDS encoding ABC transporter permease — translation MNTVRQPIAIIPSLTFPLIFLALNSAALAESIRLPGFPTVDSFLQFMIATTIIQGGLFAAIAAGADMATDIEGGFFDRLIATPVSRMSILVGRVAGSFLLAFVQAFLFFGIATPFGLEVEGGFAGMLGVALISAVAGAGVGAISVAIGLKSGSTEVVQGSFPLIFVSLFLSSAFFPRSLMDGWFKSVADINPLSHMIEGARSLVIRGWDVAEFATALTIASGIFVLGILVSARALRVRLADKA, via the coding sequence GTGAACACGGTTCGGCAGCCGATCGCGATCATCCCGTCGCTCACGTTCCCGCTCATCTTCCTCGCGTTGAACTCTGCGGCTCTGGCGGAATCGATCCGGCTGCCGGGCTTCCCTACGGTGGATTCCTTCCTTCAATTCATGATCGCTACCACGATCATCCAAGGAGGGCTGTTCGCGGCGATCGCGGCGGGCGCCGACATGGCAACGGACATCGAGGGCGGCTTCTTCGATCGACTGATCGCGACTCCGGTCTCGAGGATGTCGATCCTCGTTGGCCGCGTGGCGGGCTCTTTCTTGCTCGCGTTCGTTCAGGCGTTCTTGTTCTTCGGGATCGCGACACCCTTCGGACTGGAGGTCGAGGGCGGTTTCGCCGGCATGCTTGGGGTCGCGCTCATCTCTGCCGTCGCCGGCGCCGGCGTCGGTGCGATCTCGGTTGCCATCGGACTGAAGAGCGGCTCGACCGAGGTGGTGCAGGGGAGCTTCCCGCTCATCTTCGTCTCGTTGTTCCTGTCGAGCGCGTTCTTCCCCCGCTCGCTGATGGATGGGTGGTTCAAGAGCGTGGCCGACATCAACCCGTTGTCCCACATGATCGAGGGCGCGCGTTCGCTCGTGATCCGCGGCTGGGACGTAGCGGAGTTCGCGACGGCTCTCACGATAGCGAGCGGCATCTTTGTGCTCGGCATCCTGGTCTCGGCCCGTGCTCTGCGAGTCCGGCTCGCGGACAAGGCGTAG
- a CDS encoding ATP-binding cassette domain-containing protein: MRAGTIQHPIQAHGLKRRFGKIDAVFGIDLRIAQGEIFGFLGPNGAGKSTTVRMLTTLLLPSDGTASVAGHDVVKEADRVRRAIGVALQDAAIDPLMTGRELINLQATLHGIPKADAKSKGDQLLERVGLTAAADRRVGTYSGGMRRRLDLALSLIHEPKVLFLDEPTTGLDPNSRQAIWDEVRTLNREGTTVFLTTQYMEEADQLAGRIAIIDNGLIVAEGTPAQLKAKVGDPTLQVALDSAADGLAAETVLLRFGEAVPAPERSVATRLPGGAEQVPAVVRALDEAGIKVSGLELHNPTLDDVFHQVTGRRLEGADTAAAVAEQAEVSA; this comes from the coding sequence ATGCGCGCCGGCACCATCCAGCACCCCATCCAGGCACACGGTCTCAAGCGTCGTTTTGGGAAGATCGACGCCGTCTTCGGGATCGATCTACGGATCGCACAGGGAGAGATCTTCGGCTTCCTCGGCCCCAACGGCGCCGGTAAGTCCACCACCGTAAGGATGCTCACCACGCTCCTCCTGCCGAGCGACGGGACGGCTTCTGTAGCCGGGCACGACGTCGTGAAGGAGGCCGACCGCGTCCGCCGGGCGATCGGCGTTGCCCTCCAGGATGCAGCGATCGATCCGTTGATGACCGGACGCGAGCTCATCAACCTGCAGGCAACGCTCCATGGGATCCCGAAGGCCGACGCGAAGAGCAAGGGTGACCAGCTCCTGGAGCGCGTCGGCCTCACCGCCGCGGCCGACCGCCGCGTCGGCACTTACTCGGGCGGGATGCGCCGCCGCCTGGATCTCGCGCTGTCTTTGATCCACGAGCCCAAGGTCCTTTTCCTGGACGAGCCGACGACCGGGCTCGACCCGAACAGCCGGCAGGCGATCTGGGACGAGGTCCGCACCTTGAACCGCGAGGGAACCACCGTCTTCCTGACCACGCAGTACATGGAGGAGGCAGATCAGCTCGCCGGGCGTATCGCGATCATCGACAACGGGTTGATCGTGGCAGAGGGCACTCCCGCGCAGCTGAAGGCGAAGGTGGGCGATCCGACGTTGCAGGTCGCGCTGGATTCGGCCGCCGACGGGCTTGCCGCGGAGACCGTTCTGCTGAGGTTCGGTGAGGCCGTGCCCGCTCCCGAGCGCAGCGTCGCGACGCGGCTGCCCGGTGGGGCCGAGCAGGTCCCCGCGGTGGTGCGGGCGCTGGACGAGGCGGGGATCAAGGTGAGCGGGCTGGAGCTCCACAACCCGACGCTGGATGACGTGTTCCACCAGGTGACGGGGCGTCGTCTGGAGGGCGCCGACACAGCCGCGGCGGTGGCAGAGCAGGCCGAGGTCTCGGCTTGA
- a CDS encoding sulfatase, whose protein sequence is MAKTFAGIVVCFTLLAQLLVGASGVSKARPPVPPADEERPNILLFVTDDQRAQGTMAVLPAVRRWFGEQGTEFTNTYATTPLCCPSRASILTGRYPHNHGVRQNGLDAVKHLNFAGTLPAYLQRAGYRTAMFGKYFNKWPRDRAPRHFDRWAISSHAYENARFGIGGREKVVPGYATHFISDRATNFVEDASREREPWFLYVAPLAPHAPFTPERAYKDAPLPERIPDPSEGEEDLSDKPPWVANHRLVPLKRTEWRYRGQMRTLMSVNDMVDRVMTKLDAVGEAENTLAIFMSDNGFLWGEHGLGNKRQPYLPSIEVPLFVRWPQHFAAGATDTRLAANVDITPTVLEAAGVSRKKPLDGLSLLADEQRRMLFLEYESDFGRPGRLPSWAAVLTHTEQYIEYYSESGVEVFREYYDLLRDPAQLVNLLADADGLNDPPAPLLDLFERAVERGKRCRGRSCTMSGAPLSQ, encoded by the coding sequence GTGGCGAAGACGTTCGCGGGGATCGTCGTCTGCTTCACCTTGCTCGCCCAGCTCCTTGTCGGTGCGTCGGGCGTGTCGAAGGCGCGCCCACCGGTGCCGCCCGCAGACGAGGAGCGCCCGAACATCCTCTTGTTCGTGACGGATGACCAGCGTGCGCAGGGGACGATGGCCGTCCTGCCCGCCGTGCGCAGGTGGTTCGGCGAGCAAGGCACCGAGTTCACCAACACGTATGCCACCACTCCGCTCTGCTGCCCCTCCCGCGCGTCCATCCTGACGGGGCGCTACCCGCACAATCACGGGGTTCGTCAGAACGGCCTCGATGCCGTCAAGCATCTGAACTTCGCCGGCACTCTTCCCGCGTACCTGCAGCGCGCCGGTTACCGCACCGCGATGTTCGGCAAGTACTTCAACAAGTGGCCGCGCGATCGCGCGCCACGACACTTCGATCGCTGGGCGATCAGCTCACACGCATATGAGAACGCCCGATTCGGCATCGGCGGCCGCGAGAAGGTCGTCCCTGGTTACGCCACGCACTTCATCTCGGACAGGGCGACGAACTTCGTCGAAGACGCGTCACGAGAGCGCGAGCCGTGGTTCCTCTACGTCGCGCCGCTCGCACCTCATGCACCGTTCACCCCGGAGCGCGCGTACAAGGACGCGCCGCTACCGGAACGGATACCTGATCCTTCAGAGGGCGAGGAGGACCTCAGCGACAAACCGCCTTGGGTCGCGAACCACCGCCTCGTCCCTCTCAAGAGGACCGAGTGGCGCTACCGGGGGCAGATGCGCACGTTGATGTCGGTGAACGACATGGTCGACCGGGTCATGACGAAGCTGGACGCCGTCGGCGAGGCGGAGAACACCCTCGCCATATTCATGTCCGACAACGGCTTTCTCTGGGGGGAGCATGGCCTTGGTAACAAGAGGCAGCCGTACCTCCCGTCTATCGAGGTGCCTCTTTTCGTGCGGTGGCCGCAACATTTCGCTGCCGGCGCGACGGACACGCGCCTCGCCGCCAACGTAGACATCACGCCGACGGTTCTCGAGGCCGCGGGAGTCTCGCGGAAGAAGCCGCTGGATGGGCTCTCTCTGCTGGCGGACGAGCAGAGACGCATGCTTTTCCTCGAGTACGAGAGCGACTTCGGGAGGCCGGGCCGGCTTCCGAGCTGGGCCGCCGTTCTCACGCATACCGAGCAGTACATCGAGTACTACTCGGAGTCGGGCGTCGAGGTGTTCCGCGAGTACTACGACCTGCTACGGGACCCTGCCCAACTCGTGAACCTGCTAGCTGACGCGGATGGGCTGAACGATCCACCCGCTCCCCTCCTGGATCTGTTCGAGCGGGCGGTGGAACGCGGGAAGCGTTGCCGCGGCCGATCCTGCACGATGTCGGGCGCACCCCTCTCACAGTGA